TTCGGTCAGCAAAACCCAACAGCCAGGGCGATGCCCCCAGAAGACTGCCGATTAATCGATCGAACGCCAGATGAAGCATCATCAGCAACTTTTTAGAAAGACCACCTTCGTAATCGGTAACGACGGCAAGCAATAGGACTAGCCCACCGGCTGTTGCCAGTGGCCACATAGCTCGCAGATCATAGGAGAAACCCAGCAGCCAGGGCACACCGATCATCACGGTACCGACTAGATAGTCCAGTACCGCATGCCCCTTAGTCGAGACGACCGATGTGCGAAAAGGTGGCTGCGGGAAATCAAACATGGGATTAGATCAGCTGGAGATGGGGCCGAATCTGAACGCTAACAACGTCACAGCGCTGCGGTTGGGTCAGAATGTACTGCACGCAAACGGCAATGTCCGCAGCTTTTAGCATTTCGCCTTTATCTTGGGCTTCTCGCTCCTCGTCCGGGGACGTCGACTGCATATCGGAACCTACGGCACCTGGTTCGATTAAACTTACTTTGATGCCTTTCGGATTGACTTCTTTTCGCAAGCTTTCGGCAAATCCCTCAATCGCCGATTTCGTTGCCACGTAGACGGACGAGCCCGATTCTCGAACCTGCGCACTCATCGAGCCAATCAGGACAATATGACCCTTCTGCTGCTTATCCATCAGGCGCAGTGCTTCCTTGGTGAGCGCTAAATAACCCACCAGATTTGTTTCAATCACGTATCGCCAATCGTCGTCAGCCATCTCTGCGATGGACTCGGCTCCCAGTGCCGCGCAGTTAATGAGGATATCCAGCCCGCCCAGTTTCGTTTCTGCCTGTTCGACTACCCGCTGAATGTCTTCCGCCCGAGCGCTATCGGCGACTATGCCATCCGCCTGACCGCCCGCACTCCGCATGGCCGACAAGGCTTCGTCCAAAGGCTCCTGATGACGACCGAACGTGAACACGTTAGCGCCATAATAACTCATCAGCTCTCCGATAGCGCGGCCAATGCCGGTGGTACCGCCTGACAAGAGAATGCGTTTGCCGCTTAGCGATTCGACCGCTGTGTGTGGATTGACGGACTTTGTTGTGTTTTCCATAAGTGTGTTTTGTTAATTAGATTGTCTGTTTTGCGATGTCGGCTCTCCGATACGAGCAGTCGGATGGGAGCCGGTACATCGACACCAAACTCTTTCAGGTAATTACATAGTGTAGATTTCGGTCTCCTCGTAACGCGTTTCTTTGGGTATGTCGTAAGCCTAAAGCATCACGATGAGCGTGTGTCGCATTGTCAGAAAGCATAAGCGTACTACCTGTTTTCGCTTAGTTTTAACTCGCAAGCTAGATTGCCACCAAAAAAAATCGTTTAATAATGAGGTAGTGGATTGCTTCTGTTGATTGCTGTTGTGCTCTTGCTGAGTGGTCTACATAGCGTGATCAGTAAAGCAAGGGGAGTCATTAAGTCAGCTACTCAAATTAATCGTGTCCGAAGTAGGTAGAGGTGGAGTCGGCTTTGAGAACCGTGCGGGCGACTCCGCCAACACCACTATTGAGGTAGACACCCACTTCACAGCGCGTTTTTACTGCTTCTCTGGAAATACCGTATTTTTCCCGGTCAACGTAAAGCCTAAGTCGTGCTATTTTAAGAATTAACCGCCTTCAATTGATCAATTCGTTTGTTGGGTTCATCATGCATTATTGCCGTTTCAACCGTAAAGTTCTGTTCGAACAGGTGGCTAGTGAGCATATTTGTTTCATAACGATTAACCATAACTACGTTGAAAAAGACAGTTCGCATACTCGGAATTAGTCTAGCCGTTATTTTGGCTGGACTTGTAGGTGCATTGGGTTATGTCAAATATGCTTTGCCCAATGTAGGCGAAGCGCCCACTATCAAAGTCAGTGCGACCAAGGCTCAGATTGAACGGGGTCGTTACCTGGCCAATCACGTCAATGTTTGTATTGACTGCCATAGCACCCGCGACTGGAGCCGCTTTGCGGGGCCACCTGTGGCGGGTACCACGGGCAAAGGGGGAGACCGGTTTGGTCCTGAGGTGGGGTTTCCCGGTACATTTTATGCCCCAAATATTACGCCTTCCGGAATCGGTCAGTGGAGTGACGGTGAAATTATTCGCGCTATTGCATCGGGGGTAACACGGGAGGGCAAAGCGATTTTTCCTGTGATGCCCCATCCTGCTTACGGTCGAATGGATGTGGAGGACGTGAAATCAATCGTGGCTTACGTGCGTACATTGAAACCGATTGACAATGCTGTTCCAGCCTCAGAAGCTGATTTTCCGATGAATTTTATTCTCAACACCATTCCCCAAAAACCTGCTTTCCAAACGAAACCTGACACTACAGATGTCCTGGCCTACGGTGGGTATCTGGTCAATGCCGCTGGCTGCACCGAGTGTCATTCTCAGCAGGATCAGGGAAAAGCGATTGCCGGTCTGGAGTTTGCCGGAGGAAGAGAGTTTGTCATTCCCGGTGGCAAGGTGCAATCGGCCAACATAACGCCGGACACCAAAACGGGCATCGGCCAGTGGACAAAAGAAGCCTTTGTTGCTCGTTTCAAAGCGTATGACCCAGCGCGGGGGTACATGGCACCCGAAGTTAAACCCGGAGACCGGCAATCGCTGATGCCCTGGACGATGTACGCTGGTATGACCGAATCGGATCTAGGAGCAATCTACACGTACTTGAAAACACTAAAACCTGTCCCTAACCGCGTAACCACTTTTGTTGCAAGTCGATAAGAGAACGGGTAGAGGAGTGCTAGACGGTACTGAGGTTTTACAATCAACATTGCTTCTTCCAGGACGACAGAATGCTGTACGTAGCAAACTCTAGGTTCGCTTACGAGTTACTTGTTTAAACAAGTACTATGATTCGTCAGCCACAGATTAACGATTTAGCCCTTATCAGTGACCGACAAACGGGTGCCTTACTGGATAAGCAAGGTACAATCAGTTGGTTTTGTCCGACCCGCTTTGATGCCGAGGCCGTATTTTCGCTACTACTTGACCAGCAAAAGGGAGGTTACTGGCTTGTTGAAGCGGATGATAAACAATTTGTAAGCCGGGCTTACCACGAACGAAGCAGTGTCTTAACGACACAGTATACGGTAGCAGGGCAACCTTTTTTCATTACGGATTGGATGCCCATAGACTTTGCGTTTAGGGGCATTTGTCGCCAGTTCTCGAATGCTACTGAGGAAATCACCAACCGTATCCGACTAAAGCCTGACTATGGATTGAGAGATTGCATTCCTGTTCTGGCTGACGATAGCTTGTCCGTCAATTTTCCTTCTGTTAGCTTGTGCCTTTACACATCGCACCCCTCAACGCTGGAAGAAAACGAACTCGTCTTTCGCATTCCGGCTAACGAAACCGGCTGGGCCGTCCTGGTTGATGAACGTAAACCGCATCCCCCACTAACAGTTGAATTGCTACAGGATTCCCTGCGTCATACAGAGAACGTGTGGAAGCAACTGGGTTCGCTCCTTGTCTACGACGGCCCGTACGAAAAAGAAGTGAACGATTCGATCCGGGCTATCCAACAGTTAACGTACGCCAAAACGGGCGGTATAATAGCGGCTGCCACCACGTCGCTACCCGAAGTGATTGGCGGGAAAC
This window of the Spirosoma oryzicola genome carries:
- a CDS encoding SPW repeat domain-containing protein; this encodes MFDFPQPPFRTSVVSTKGHAVLDYLVGTVMIGVPWLLGFSYDLRAMWPLATAGGLVLLLAVVTDYEGGLSKKLLMMLHLAFDRLIGSLLGASPWLLGFADRIFLPHLILGLLLLALGLLTERLPANKKTVRTK
- a CDS encoding SDR family oxidoreductase; this translates as MENTTKSVNPHTAVESLSGKRILLSGGTTGIGRAIGELMSYYGANVFTFGRHQEPLDEALSAMRSAGGQADGIVADSARAEDIQRVVEQAETKLGGLDILINCAALGAESIAEMADDDWRYVIETNLVGYLALTKEALRLMDKQQKGHIVLIGSMSAQVRESGSSVYVATKSAIEGFAESLRKEVNPKGIKVSLIEPGAVGSDMQSTSPDEEREAQDKGEMLKAADIAVCVQYILTQPQRCDVVSVQIRPHLQLI
- a CDS encoding c-type cytochrome: MKKTVRILGISLAVILAGLVGALGYVKYALPNVGEAPTIKVSATKAQIERGRYLANHVNVCIDCHSTRDWSRFAGPPVAGTTGKGGDRFGPEVGFPGTFYAPNITPSGIGQWSDGEIIRAIASGVTREGKAIFPVMPHPAYGRMDVEDVKSIVAYVRTLKPIDNAVPASEADFPMNFILNTIPQKPAFQTKPDTTDVLAYGGYLVNAAGCTECHSQQDQGKAIAGLEFAGGREFVIPGGKVQSANITPDTKTGIGQWTKEAFVARFKAYDPARGYMAPEVKPGDRQSLMPWTMYAGMTESDLGAIYTYLKTLKPVPNRVTTFVASR